One Halomonas sp. M4R1S46 genomic window carries:
- a CDS encoding CvpA family protein → MTLTWLDWLFIGLLTVTTLAGFLRGLVREALGLASWIVALLAARWLAEPVAELLAGVIDSPDGRLVLAFVLVVFAVILACGVIIRLMHAAIEWVGMGLLNRVTGAAFGAAKGAAILVLVTIVISLTPLVQLQAWQQATLRPSFEQMRDWAVSRLAVWEDRLPESAPSLGDLPRSASRPATEADEVASP, encoded by the coding sequence ATGACGTTGACCTGGCTGGACTGGCTGTTCATCGGCCTGCTGACGGTGACCACCCTGGCCGGCTTCCTGCGAGGCCTGGTGCGCGAGGCGCTCGGGCTGGCCTCCTGGATCGTCGCCCTGCTGGCGGCGCGCTGGCTGGCCGAGCCGGTGGCCGAGCTGCTGGCCGGCGTCATCGACAGCCCCGACGGCCGTCTGGTGCTGGCCTTCGTGCTGGTGGTCTTCGCCGTCATCCTGGCCTGTGGCGTGATCATCCGGCTGATGCATGCCGCCATCGAGTGGGTCGGCATGGGGCTCCTCAATCGGGTCACCGGGGCCGCCTTCGGGGCGGCCAAGGGCGCGGCGATCCTGGTGCTGGTCACCATCGTGATCAGCCTGACGCCGTTGGTGCAGCTCCAGGCCTGGCAGCAGGCCACGCTGCGCCCGAGCTTCGAACAGATGAGAGACTGGGCGGTAAGCCGACTGGCGGTCTGGGAGGATCGCCTGCCCGAGTCGGCGCCGTCCCTGGGCGACCTCCCGCGCTCCGCCTCGCGACCGGCGACGGAAGCGGACGAGGTCGCCTCCCCCTGA
- a CDS encoding SPOR domain-containing protein, which translates to MKYGMRERVSGALILIALAVIFVPLLFDDPAPREDRPEPVLTMEQPVEVQRRDVADPQPPESLQETPAAGRDTASDEATASREPAPAPAQEDTPSTASAPEPEPEPEPEAVAEAGTPEQAAEQSASADPIADLARAADERLAGSEASGSEPASPAPGGEWAVQVGSFGEPGNAERLETRLTEQGYPAYLRPRGNDLTSVYVGPYANSEVAEDVMGQLKARLNLQGLLVKAP; encoded by the coding sequence ATGAAATACGGTATGCGTGAGCGGGTCAGCGGTGCGCTGATCCTGATCGCCCTGGCGGTGATCTTCGTCCCGCTGTTGTTCGACGACCCGGCTCCCCGGGAGGATCGCCCCGAGCCGGTGCTGACCATGGAGCAGCCGGTGGAGGTCCAGCGCCGCGACGTGGCGGATCCGCAGCCGCCCGAGAGCCTGCAGGAGACCCCGGCGGCCGGTCGCGACACGGCGAGCGACGAGGCCACGGCGTCCCGCGAGCCGGCCCCGGCACCCGCGCAGGAAGACACGCCGTCGACTGCTTCCGCACCCGAACCCGAACCCGAACCCGAACCTGAAGCCGTCGCCGAGGCCGGCACCCCGGAACAGGCCGCCGAGCAGTCGGCCTCGGCCGACCCCATCGCCGACCTGGCCCGCGCCGCCGACGAGCGGTTGGCCGGGAGCGAGGCGTCCGGCAGCGAGCCGGCTTCCCCCGCCCCCGGCGGCGAGTGGGCCGTCCAGGTGGGCAGCTTCGGCGAGCCGGGCAACGCCGAGCGCCTCGAGACGCGGCTGACCGAGCAGGGCTATCCGGCCTACCTGCGGCCACGGGGCAATGACCTGACCAGCGTCTATGTGGGCCCCTATGCCAACTCCGAGGTGGCCGAGGACGTGATGGGCCAGCTCAAGGCCCGCCTGAACCTGCAGGGCCTGCTGGTGAAGGCGCCATGA
- the folC gene encoding bifunctional tetrahydrofolate synthase/dihydrofolate synthase produces the protein MHDASLSPLEAWLARLEAAHPVDIDLGLERVAEVARRMGLLDGPVAGRVITVAGTNGKGSTVAMLEALARAHDWTTATYTSPHLLRYNERLRLDGQEADDDCLVAGFEAVDAARHDGDPVSLTYFEAGTLGALHAIAARGPDLAILEVGLGGRLDAVNILDADVAVVTTIAQDHAAFLGDDLEGIGREKAGIMRSGRPVVLGSTALPTSVRATAAALGAPVHALGEAFRRLAIDPGWTWRGHDAAGRARRLAALPDPGLPLDNAATALQALALAGIALDEAACRQGLASVTLPGRMQWRGQWCLDVGHNPHAAGYLAGRLAERPCRGRTIALLGMLGDKDADGVIRTLAPVIDAWVPVSLDGDRARSADALAGRLEALGQTVWHRAASPGQGADWLEARLEPQDRVLVCGSFFTVGAVLAAWASRAQTATDDRPSEGAT, from the coding sequence ATGCACGACGCTTCCCTTTCCCCGCTCGAGGCCTGGCTGGCACGGCTGGAGGCGGCGCATCCGGTGGACATCGATCTCGGCCTCGAGCGGGTGGCCGAGGTCGCGCGCCGTATGGGCCTGCTGGACGGCCCCGTCGCCGGGCGCGTGATCACCGTGGCCGGCACCAACGGCAAGGGGTCCACCGTGGCCATGCTCGAAGCGCTGGCCCGGGCCCATGACTGGACCACGGCGACCTACACCTCGCCCCACCTGCTGCGCTACAACGAGCGCCTCCGCCTGGACGGCCAGGAGGCGGATGACGACTGCCTGGTGGCGGGCTTCGAGGCGGTCGACGCCGCCCGGCATGACGGCGACCCGGTCAGCCTGACCTATTTCGAGGCGGGCACCCTGGGGGCGCTGCATGCCATCGCGGCGCGGGGCCCGGACCTGGCGATCCTCGAGGTCGGCCTCGGCGGGCGCCTGGATGCGGTCAATATCCTCGATGCCGACGTGGCCGTGGTCACCACCATCGCCCAGGACCATGCGGCCTTTCTCGGCGACGATCTCGAGGGTATCGGTCGGGAAAAGGCCGGCATCATGCGTTCGGGGCGCCCGGTGGTCCTCGGCAGCACCGCGCTGCCGACGAGCGTGCGCGCCACCGCGGCTGCGCTGGGGGCGCCGGTGCATGCCCTGGGCGAGGCCTTCCGGCGCCTGGCCATCGATCCCGGCTGGACCTGGCGGGGGCATGACGCCGCGGGGCGGGCGCGTCGGCTGGCGGCGCTGCCCGATCCGGGCCTGCCCTTGGACAATGCCGCCACCGCCCTGCAGGCCCTGGCGCTGGCCGGCATCGCACTGGACGAGGCCGCCTGCCGCCAGGGCCTGGCGTCGGTGACGCTGCCCGGTCGCATGCAGTGGCGGGGCCAGTGGTGCCTGGACGTCGGGCACAATCCCCATGCCGCCGGCTACCTGGCCGGTCGCCTGGCCGAGCGGCCCTGCCGGGGACGCACCATCGCCCTGCTCGGCATGCTGGGCGACAAGGACGCCGATGGCGTGATCCGCACCCTGGCGCCGGTGATCGACGCCTGGGTGCCGGTCAGCCTCGACGGCGACCGGGCGCGCAGCGCCGACGCGCTGGCCGGCCGCCTCGAGGCCCTGGGCCAGACGGTATGGCATCGCGCCGCGTCGCCGGGGCAGGGGGCGGACTGGCTGGAAGCGCGCCTCGAGCCCCAGGATCGGGTGCTGGTCTGCGGGTCCTTCTTCACCGTGGGCGCCGTGCTGGCGGCCTGGGCGTCCCGGGCGCAGACTGCAACGGATGACAGGCCCAGCGAGGGAGCGACATGA
- the accD gene encoding acetyl-CoA carboxylase, carboxyltransferase subunit beta has translation MSWLDKIVPSVGRIQRKDRRASVPDGLWRKCPKCEAVLYLPELEKHHNVCPKCDHHLRLTARKRLDWFLDKDGREEVAADLEPIDRLKFRDSKKYKDRLAAAQKATGEKDALVAMRGTLEGLPVVAVAFEFTFMGGSMGAVVGEKFVRAATLSLEEGIPLICFSASGGARMQEALFSLMQMAKTSAALEKLKQAGVPYISVLTDPVFGGVSASLALLGDLNVAEPNALIGFAGPRVIEQTVREQLPEGFQRSEFLLEHGTVDMIVHRQEIRARLGGVLRKLTHQPTTGLAEPEPAAEPDLVDAAQQAEAQGEEAPAAADAAEPVETAEPTGDEQRPDAGR, from the coding sequence ATGAGCTGGCTAGACAAGATCGTGCCCTCGGTGGGCCGCATTCAGCGCAAGGACCGTCGCGCGAGCGTGCCCGACGGCCTGTGGCGCAAGTGTCCCAAGTGCGAGGCGGTGCTCTACCTGCCCGAGCTGGAGAAGCACCACAACGTCTGTCCCAAGTGCGATCACCACCTGCGCCTCACCGCCCGCAAGCGGCTGGACTGGTTCCTGGACAAGGACGGTCGCGAGGAAGTCGCCGCCGACCTCGAGCCCATCGATCGCCTCAAGTTCCGGGACTCCAAGAAGTACAAGGACCGCCTGGCGGCGGCCCAGAAGGCCACCGGCGAGAAGGATGCCCTGGTCGCCATGCGCGGCACCCTGGAGGGGCTGCCGGTGGTGGCCGTGGCCTTCGAGTTCACCTTCATGGGCGGGTCCATGGGCGCCGTGGTGGGCGAGAAGTTCGTGCGCGCCGCCACCCTGTCCCTGGAGGAGGGCATCCCGCTGATCTGCTTCTCCGCCTCCGGCGGGGCGCGGATGCAGGAGGCGCTGTTCTCGCTGATGCAGATGGCCAAGACCTCGGCCGCCCTGGAGAAGCTCAAGCAGGCCGGCGTGCCCTATATCTCGGTGCTCACCGACCCGGTGTTCGGCGGGGTCTCGGCGTCGCTGGCCCTGCTCGGCGATCTCAACGTCGCCGAGCCCAATGCCCTGATCGGCTTCGCCGGGCCCCGGGTCATCGAGCAGACGGTACGCGAGCAGCTGCCCGAGGGCTTCCAGCGCAGCGAGTTCCTGCTCGAGCACGGCACCGTGGACATGATCGTCCATCGCCAGGAGATCCGTGCTCGCCTCGGCGGGGTGCTGCGCAAGCTGACCCACCAGCCGACCACCGGCCTGGCCGAGCCCGAGCCGGCGGCCGAGCCCGACCTGGTGGATGCGGCGCAGCAGGCGGAAGCCCAGGGCGAGGAGGCGCCGGCCGCGGCGGACGCCGCCGAGCCGGTGGAGACGGCAGAGCCGACGGGCGACGAGCAGCGCCCCGACGCCGGCCGCTGA
- the trpA gene encoding tryptophan synthase subunit alpha, whose protein sequence is MNRIDQRFAALKAQGRRALIPYITAGDPAPEHTVGFMHALVRAGADVIELGVPFSDPMADGPVIQKACERALKHQVRLSHLFEMVREFRRDDAETPIVLMGYLNPVERIGLEAFADQAREAGVDGVLIVDMPPEEADILGPTLKARGLASIFLVAPTTSRARAATICAHGEGYLYYVSLKGVTGGAAPNANDVAEHLAPLRELTDLPLCVGFGIRDGASAAEMGRVADGVIVGSALVSRIAENADAPEAIPAALEAVLGEMRQALDA, encoded by the coding sequence ATGAACCGTATCGACCAACGTTTCGCCGCGCTCAAGGCCCAGGGACGCCGCGCGCTGATTCCCTACATCACCGCCGGCGACCCGGCCCCGGAGCATACCGTGGGCTTCATGCACGCCCTGGTGCGTGCCGGGGCCGACGTCATCGAGCTGGGGGTGCCGTTCTCGGACCCCATGGCCGATGGCCCGGTGATCCAGAAGGCCTGCGAGCGCGCCCTCAAGCACCAGGTGCGGCTCTCGCACCTCTTCGAGATGGTCCGCGAGTTCCGCCGCGACGACGCCGAGACGCCGATCGTGCTGATGGGCTACCTCAACCCGGTGGAGCGCATCGGCCTCGAGGCCTTCGCCGACCAGGCCCGCGAGGCGGGCGTCGACGGGGTGCTGATCGTCGACATGCCCCCGGAGGAGGCCGACATCCTCGGCCCGACCCTCAAGGCGCGCGGCCTGGCCTCGATCTTCCTGGTGGCCCCTACCACTTCCCGCGCCCGGGCCGCTACAATATGTGCCCACGGCGAGGGGTATCTCTACTACGTGTCCCTCAAGGGGGTGACCGGTGGCGCCGCCCCCAATGCCAACGATGTCGCCGAGCACCTGGCCCCGCTGCGCGAGCTGACCGACCTGCCGCTGTGCGTGGGCTTCGGCATTCGCGATGGGGCCTCGGCCGCCGAGATGGGCCGGGTCGCCGACGGCGTGATCGTGGGCAGTGCGCTGGTCAGCCGAATCGCCGAGAACGCCGATGCGCCCGAGGCGATTCCCGCCGCCCTGGAGGCGGTACTGGGCGAGATGCGTCAGGCACTGGATGCGTGA
- the trpB gene encoding tryptophan synthase subunit beta, producing the protein MSKFSDLTRLPDARGHFGPYGGRFVSETLSFALEDLEKTYLSLRDDPDFQAEFDYDLAHYVGRPSPLYHAERWSKQLGGAQVWLKREDLNHTGAHKVNNTIGQALLAKKSGKPRVIAETGAGQHGVATATVAARLGLECEVYMGAEDVERQKLNVYRMRLLGANVIPVESGTRTLKDAMNEALRDWVTNVDDTFYIIGTVAGPHPYPMLVRDFNAVVGREARRQSFEEFGRLPDALIACVGGGSNAMGLFYPFVEDDEVAMYGVEAGGDGVATGRHAAPLASGAPRGVLHGNRTYLMSDEGGQVSDTHSISAGLDYPGVGPEHALWKDVGRVNYVAADDDAVLEAFRELTHVEGIMPALESAHALAHAKVLAPTMRPDQHIVVNLSGRGDKDILTVAKLDGIDI; encoded by the coding sequence GTGAGCAAGTTCAGTGACCTGACCCGACTGCCGGATGCCCGTGGCCATTTCGGCCCCTATGGCGGCCGGTTCGTCTCGGAGACCCTGAGCTTCGCCCTGGAGGATCTGGAGAAGACCTACCTGAGTCTTCGCGACGATCCGGACTTCCAGGCGGAATTCGACTATGACCTGGCCCATTACGTGGGCCGCCCGTCACCGCTCTATCATGCCGAGCGATGGTCGAAGCAGCTCGGTGGTGCCCAGGTCTGGCTGAAGCGCGAGGACCTCAACCACACCGGCGCCCACAAGGTGAACAACACCATCGGCCAGGCCCTGCTGGCCAAGAAGAGCGGCAAGCCGCGGGTGATCGCCGAGACCGGCGCGGGCCAGCACGGCGTGGCCACCGCCACCGTGGCCGCCCGGCTGGGCCTCGAGTGCGAGGTCTACATGGGGGCCGAGGACGTCGAGCGACAGAAGCTCAACGTCTACCGCATGCGCCTGCTGGGGGCCAACGTCATTCCGGTGGAGTCCGGCACGCGGACCCTCAAGGACGCCATGAACGAGGCGCTGCGCGACTGGGTGACCAACGTCGACGATACCTTCTACATCATCGGCACCGTGGCCGGGCCGCATCCCTATCCGATGCTGGTGCGCGACTTCAATGCCGTGGTCGGGCGCGAGGCGCGCCGCCAGTCGTTCGAGGAGTTCGGCCGGCTGCCCGACGCCCTGATCGCCTGCGTCGGCGGCGGCTCCAACGCCATGGGGCTCTTCTACCCCTTCGTCGAGGACGACGAGGTCGCCATGTACGGCGTCGAGGCCGGCGGCGACGGGGTCGCCACCGGGCGTCACGCCGCGCCGCTGGCCTCGGGCGCGCCGCGCGGCGTGCTGCACGGCAACCGCACCTACCTGATGTCCGACGAGGGCGGCCAGGTCTCCGACACCCACTCCATCTCGGCGGGGCTCGACTACCCCGGCGTGGGGCCGGAGCACGCCCTGTGGAAGGACGTGGGCCGGGTCAACTACGTGGCCGCCGATGACGACGCCGTGCTCGAGGCGTTCCGCGAGCTGACCCATGTGGAGGGCATCATGCCGGCGCTGGAGTCGGCCCATGCCCTGGCCCATGCCAAGGTGCTGGCGCCGACCATGCGCCCCGACCAGCATATCGTGGTCAATCTCTCCGGACGCGGCGACAAGGATATCCTGACCGTCGCCAAGCTCGACGGCATCGACATCTAG
- a CDS encoding phosphoribosylanthranilate isomerase has product MTEHGRVPGRTRIKFCGMTRPEDVDAAVAAGADALGFVLWSGSKRAVGLERLATLSARVPAFVTRVGLFVDPEPDLVARAAEHLDLLQFHGEESPAACAAAGRPWIKALRMRDGLDLPAAAGDYHQARALLLDAYRPGLPGGTGETFDWSRIPASLAKPVILAGGLTPANVAEAIAVVRPYAVDVSGGIEAAPGRKDAALMAAFRQAVRRADECRTDG; this is encoded by the coding sequence ATGACTGAGCACGGACGTGTCCCGGGGCGCACCCGGATCAAGTTCTGCGGCATGACACGCCCCGAGGACGTGGACGCCGCCGTGGCCGCCGGCGCCGATGCCCTGGGCTTCGTGCTCTGGTCCGGCAGCAAGCGGGCCGTGGGCCTCGAACGCCTGGCGACGTTGAGCGCCCGGGTGCCGGCCTTCGTGACCCGGGTCGGACTCTTCGTCGACCCCGAGCCGGACCTGGTGGCGAGGGCCGCCGAGCATCTCGACCTGCTGCAGTTCCACGGCGAGGAATCGCCGGCCGCCTGCGCCGCCGCCGGACGCCCCTGGATCAAGGCCCTGCGCATGCGCGACGGCCTCGACCTGCCTGCCGCGGCCGGCGACTATCACCAGGCCCGCGCGCTGCTGCTCGACGCCTATCGTCCCGGCCTGCCGGGGGGCACCGGCGAGACCTTCGACTGGTCGCGAATCCCCGCAAGCCTGGCAAAACCTGTTATCCTCGCCGGAGGCCTGACACCGGCCAACGTGGCCGAGGCCATCGCGGTGGTCCGGCCCTACGCGGTGGATGTCTCCGGCGGCATCGAGGCCGCGCCCGGGCGCAAGGACGCCGCCTTGATGGCGGCCTTCCGGCAGGCGGTGCGCCGCGCCGACGAGTGCCGCACCGACGGCTGA
- the truA gene encoding tRNA pseudouridine(38-40) synthase TruA, translating into MTLFQRLDEHHPLTGRLAMAVEYDGTAYCGWQRLKHAASVQASLETALSRVAGDRVKVHASGRTDSGVHATRQVVHFDPPAARSQKAWVFGANANLPRDVAVRWVTPVPDDFHARFKALARRYRYVILNQPSRPVLERANVTWCRDPLDAEAMHVAAQVLVGEHDFSSFRAAGCQSKTPWRHLHFIEVHRHGPLVVVDVQGNAFLHHMIRNIVGALVSVGRGEQGVDYLARLLALRDRTLGDVTAPACGLHFVDSLYDEAWGLPREPLGPNLLAFLGEWTGERPLPDCPMVEFRRGRPVAQAAMAGEDGDD; encoded by the coding sequence ATGACCCTTTTCCAACGGCTCGATGAACATCACCCACTGACCGGCCGCCTGGCCATGGCAGTGGAATACGACGGCACTGCCTACTGCGGTTGGCAGCGCCTCAAGCATGCCGCCTCGGTACAGGCCTCCCTCGAGACCGCCCTGTCCCGGGTGGCCGGTGACCGGGTCAAGGTCCACGCCAGCGGGCGTACCGACTCCGGTGTCCACGCCACCCGCCAGGTCGTCCACTTCGACCCCCCGGCGGCGCGCTCCCAGAAGGCGTGGGTGTTCGGCGCCAACGCCAACCTGCCGCGCGACGTCGCCGTGCGCTGGGTCACGCCGGTGCCCGACGACTTCCATGCCCGCTTCAAGGCCCTGGCCCGGCGCTACCGCTACGTGATCCTCAACCAGCCCAGTCGACCGGTGCTGGAGCGCGCCAATGTCACCTGGTGCCGGGATCCCCTGGATGCCGAGGCCATGCATGTGGCGGCCCAGGTGCTGGTGGGCGAGCACGATTTCTCCAGCTTCCGCGCCGCGGGCTGCCAGTCGAAGACGCCGTGGCGTCACCTGCACTTCATCGAGGTGCATCGGCATGGCCCACTGGTGGTGGTCGATGTCCAGGGCAATGCCTTCTTGCATCACATGATCCGCAACATCGTCGGTGCCCTGGTCTCGGTGGGCCGCGGCGAGCAGGGCGTCGACTATCTGGCGCGGCTGCTGGCGTTGCGGGATCGCACCCTGGGGGATGTCACCGCCCCGGCCTGCGGCCTGCACTTCGTCGACTCCCTCTACGACGAGGCCTGGGGCCTGCCCCGGGAGCCGCTGGGGCCCAACCTGCTGGCCTTCCTGGGCGAGTGGACCGGCGAGCGGCCGCTGCCGGACTGCCCGATGGTCGAGTTTCGCCGCGGCCGCCCGGTGGCGCAGGCGGCCATGGCCGGGGAGGACGGCGATGACTGA
- a CDS encoding FimV/HubP family polar landmark protein produces MKRKLTFTMLLSLSAASAQALALGLGDVEVRSTLNAPLRASIPLTDTAGLEAGLLNASVADPGAYQAAGLTRTPLAASVQLEVSRRQGQLVLDLATERAVREPWLDLLLRFDWPGGRQFREVTLLLDPPNYAAMPVLIGSSRPGQDTRVTQATSTSAPASRRAVAPSMPADPRDPARVRSGDTLWAVAGRLRPDSGIGMNQMMLALVEANPEVFPTGNINQMRAGVTLVVPPREAIAARSSEAAADLVQAMNQAWANRGSGAPAQVPLSAETEPTAVAGAETPAVEAAAPSVGDEAADIATRRAEAADSGPRLTLLTEAEAAAAGLGNGRRADTAPARDGGQGDGQQAAPRERLDPSVFAAITGTGELSEDQRLLRLERRWQENREALAAVQAERDALEEEVGDLRGELAALRQRVEALAAGGSGVDGAGAGGVVSPGSEPADASPPWWGALYQGATERPLLLGGAGLAALLALWGLVRRRRRREEEPAFPFGEVQVAEPSGGTPQGRTPPTPAAAPERPPANAVRASMPEAEAINEADIFIAYGRYDQARELLEAGLAREPERDDLRLKLLKVQLEQGDRPAARQEAQRLRESGNTATRAEVERLMARHAAPAASPAGERAVFPEPSELPPRVFGDPDAPESEEEAGPPASDGEAARDASRAPPAADDGEPDDLARYRPPEVDAGAEDEGRDQPVPTGRDEAFGAPPPGPSSEPSSTPDTGNEEPPMPQVTSRTSEEGREIIDYRPPSLDEATPVRQETPMQPGVDFTPAGREAPSEDDDAQSRESSRDPSRWEVEEVAFPPLGGDNGASSGAASSTATLGEARHLLDLGEVREARILLERLLEASHDAGAREEARELLDRHQP; encoded by the coding sequence ATGAAACGCAAGCTGACGTTCACCATGCTGCTCTCGCTCTCCGCCGCCAGTGCGCAGGCGCTGGCGCTGGGGCTGGGCGATGTCGAGGTGCGCTCGACGCTCAATGCGCCGCTGCGTGCCAGCATTCCGCTGACCGATACGGCGGGCCTGGAGGCCGGCCTGCTCAATGCCTCGGTCGCCGATCCGGGGGCCTACCAGGCCGCCGGCCTGACGCGCACGCCGCTCGCGGCCAGTGTCCAGCTCGAGGTCAGCCGTCGCCAGGGGCAGCTGGTGCTCGACCTCGCCACCGAGCGTGCCGTGCGTGAACCCTGGCTCGACCTGCTGCTGCGCTTCGACTGGCCGGGCGGGCGGCAGTTCCGCGAGGTGACCCTGCTGCTTGACCCGCCCAACTACGCGGCGATGCCGGTGCTGATCGGCTCGTCGCGTCCCGGCCAGGACACCCGGGTCACCCAGGCCACCTCGACATCGGCTCCCGCGAGCCGCCGGGCCGTCGCGCCCTCGATGCCCGCCGATCCCCGTGATCCCGCCCGGGTGCGCAGCGGGGACACGCTCTGGGCGGTGGCCGGTCGCCTGCGTCCGGACAGCGGCATCGGCATGAACCAGATGATGCTGGCCCTGGTGGAGGCCAATCCGGAGGTGTTCCCCACCGGCAATATCAACCAGATGCGCGCCGGGGTCACCCTCGTGGTGCCGCCCCGCGAGGCCATCGCCGCCCGTTCGTCCGAGGCGGCGGCCGACCTCGTCCAGGCCATGAACCAGGCCTGGGCCAATCGCGGCAGCGGGGCGCCGGCCCAGGTGCCGCTCTCGGCGGAAACCGAGCCGACAGCCGTGGCCGGGGCCGAGACGCCGGCCGTGGAGGCGGCTGCCCCATCGGTGGGCGACGAGGCGGCGGATATCGCCACCCGGCGTGCCGAGGCCGCCGACAGCGGCCCCCGGCTCACGCTGCTCACCGAGGCGGAGGCCGCGGCCGCCGGCCTCGGTAACGGCCGCAGGGCCGACACCGCGCCCGCCCGCGACGGCGGGCAGGGCGATGGCCAGCAGGCGGCCCCAAGGGAGCGGCTGGATCCCTCCGTGTTCGCGGCCATCACCGGCACCGGCGAGCTGAGCGAGGATCAGCGACTGTTGCGCCTCGAGCGGCGCTGGCAGGAGAACCGAGAGGCGCTGGCCGCGGTGCAGGCCGAGCGCGACGCCCTGGAGGAGGAGGTCGGTGACCTGCGTGGCGAACTCGCCGCCCTGCGCCAGCGCGTCGAGGCGCTGGCGGCCGGCGGCAGCGGCGTCGACGGTGCCGGGGCCGGTGGCGTGGTGTCGCCCGGCAGCGAGCCCGCCGATGCGTCCCCGCCCTGGTGGGGCGCCCTCTACCAGGGCGCGACCGAGCGACCCTTGCTGTTGGGCGGTGCCGGGTTGGCCGCCCTGCTGGCGCTGTGGGGCCTGGTGCGTCGACGTCGGCGTCGAGAGGAGGAGCCGGCCTTCCCCTTCGGCGAGGTGCAGGTGGCCGAGCCGTCCGGTGGCACCCCGCAAGGGCGCACCCCGCCCACGCCGGCCGCGGCGCCCGAGCGGCCCCCCGCCAACGCGGTGCGGGCCTCCATGCCCGAGGCCGAGGCCATCAACGAGGCCGATATCTTCATCGCCTATGGCCGCTACGACCAGGCCCGCGAACTGCTGGAAGCGGGATTGGCCCGGGAGCCGGAGCGCGACGACCTGCGCCTGAAGCTGCTCAAGGTGCAGCTGGAGCAGGGGGACCGGCCGGCGGCCCGCCAGGAGGCGCAGCGCCTCCGGGAATCCGGGAATACGGCGACCCGGGCCGAGGTCGAGCGCCTGATGGCCCGCCATGCCGCCCCCGCCGCCAGTCCCGCCGGCGAGCGTGCCGTCTTCCCGGAGCCGAGTGAGCTGCCGCCCCGGGTCTTCGGCGACCCCGATGCCCCCGAGAGTGAGGAGGAGGCGGGCCCGCCGGCGAGCGACGGCGAGGCCGCTCGCGACGCCTCGCGGGCACCGCCCGCGGCGGATGACGGCGAACCCGATGACCTGGCCCGCTATCGCCCTCCCGAAGTCGACGCCGGCGCCGAGGACGAGGGGCGTGACCAGCCGGTCCCGACAGGCCGGGACGAGGCGTTCGGCGCTCCGCCGCCCGGGCCGTCGAGCGAGCCCTCCTCGACGCCCGACACCGGGAACGAGGAGCCGCCGATGCCTCAGGTGACAAGCCGCACCAGCGAGGAGGGGCGCGAGATCATCGATTATCGCCCGCCGTCTCTCGATGAAGCGACGCCCGTGCGCCAGGAGACGCCCATGCAGCCGGGCGTGGACTTCACCCCCGCAGGGCGGGAGGCGCCGAGCGAGGACGATGACGCCCAGTCTCGCGAGTCGTCTCGCGATCCTTCCCGCTGGGAGGTGGAGGAGGTGGCGTTTCCGCCCCTTGGCGGGGATAATGGGGCCTCGTCCGGCGCGGCGTCCTCCACGGCGACCCTGGGTGAGGCCCGCCACCTGCTCGATCTCGGCGAGGTGCGCGAGGCCCGGATCCTGCTGGAACGCTTGCTCGAGGCGTCCCATGACGCCGGAGCGAGGGAGGAGGCCCGCGAACTGCTCGACCGCCACCAGCCATGA